The sequence ACCTCGCCCCGGTCGGCCGGATCGTCTCCGAGGCGATCCAGGCCGCGGGCGCGGTCCCGCGCGAGTTCAACACCATCGCCGTGGACGACGGCATCGCGATGGGCCACGGCGGCATGCTCTACAGCCTGCCCTCCCGCGACCTGATCGCCGACTCCGTGGAGTACATGGTCGAGGCGCACTGCGCGGACGCCCTGATCTGCATCTCCAACTGCGACAAGATCACCCCGGGCATGCTGAACGCCGCCATGCGCCTCAACATCCCGACCGTCTTCGTCTCCGGCGGCCCGATGGAGGCCGGCAAAGCCACCCTCGTCGACGGCACCGTGCGAAAACTCGACCTGGTCAACGCGATCAGCGACGCGGTCGACGAGTCGATCTCCGACGAGGACATCCTCCGCATCGAGGAGAACGCCTGCCCCACCTGCGGCAGCTGCTCCGGCATGTTCACCGCCAACTCGATGAACTGCCTGACCGAGGCCCTCGGCCTCTCGCTCCCCGGCAACGGCTCCGTCCTCGCCACCCACACCGCACGCAAGGCGCTGTACGAGGAGGCCGGCCGCACGATCGTCGAGATCACCCGGCGCTACTACGAGCAGGACGACGCCACCGTCCTGCCGCGCTCCATCGGCACCCGCGCCGCGTTCGACAACGCGATGGCGCTGGACATCGCCATGGGCGGCTCGACCAACACCATCCTGCACCTGCTGGCCGCCGCCCAGGAGGCCGAGCTGGCCTACGACCTGGCCGACATCGACGCCGTCTCCCGCCGCGTCCCGTGCCTCTCCAAGGTCGCCCCCAACGTCGCCCCCGGCGGCACGTACTACATGGAGGACGTCCACCGCGCCGGCGGCATCCCCGCCCTCCTCGGCGAACTCCACCGCGGCGGCCTGCTCAACGAGGACGTCCACTCGGTGCACTCCGACACCCTCGCCGAGTGGCTGAAGGACTGGGACGTCCGCGGCGGCTCCCCGTCCCCCGAGGCCGTCGAGCTGTGGCACGCCGCCCCCGGCTGCGTCCGCTCCGCGACCGCCTTCTCGCAGTCCGAGCGGTGGGACACCCTCGACCTCGACGCTGCGGGCGGCTGCATCCGCGACGTCGGTCACGCCTACTCCGAGGACGGCGGCCTCGCCGTCCTCAAGGGCAACCTCGCCGAGGACGGCTGCGTTGTGAAGACGGCCGGCGTCGACGAGTCGATCTGGACCTTCGAGGGCCCCGCCGTCGTCTGCGAATCGCAGGACGAGGCCGTCGACAAGATCCTCCGCAAGGAGATCCAGCCGGGCGACGTCGTCGTCATCCGGTACGAGGGCCCGAGGGGCGGCCCCGGTATGCAGGAGATGCTCTACCCCACCTCCTTCCTCAAGGGCCGGGGCCTGGGCAAGGTCTGCGCCCTGGTCACCGACGGCCGCTTCTCCGGCGGCACGTCGGGCCTCTCCATCGGCCACGCCTCGCCGGAGGCGGCCTCCGGCGGCACCATCGCGCTCGTCGAGGACGGCGACCGGATTCGCATCGACATCCCGAACCGCTCCATCGAACTGCTCGTCGACGACGCCGCACTGGCGGCCCGCCGCGAGGCGCTGAACGGGGTGTACGCCCCGAAGAACCGCGACCGCAAGGTCTCGGCCGCACTGCGCGCCTACGCGGCGATGGCGACGAGCGCCGACCGGGGCGCGGTCCGCGACATCTCGAAGCTCGGCTGACGAGCCCGCCGCCTCAAGTGGCGGCCCCGGGCGACGCGGCCTCCCCGTGAGGCGGCTCCGGGCGACGCGTGCGAGCCCCTCCGCCGGTGCTGTCGGCGGAGGGGCCGCCCTTTTCCCGCCGTTCGTGCGATCCCTCCGGCGTTCCCGGCGGAGGGCGGTTCCTCGTCCACGGCCTGCCGGCGCCTCCTCAGCCGCTCCTCCCGCCTCCCCGGCGGCCTCGGGGCGACCGCCACGGGCCCTCAGACGCAGCAGCGGGGACCGGGGCAGAGCCCCGGAAAACCCGAGGGCGCGCCCGCCCTCACCAGTCGCCCGGGTCCGCCCCGTCCACCGCGAACACCGAGCCGTCCGGGGCCGTCCCCACCACCGTCCGCCCCACCGCCACCGGTGCGGGCAGCACGGACGCGTACGTCAGCTTCCCGTCGCTCAGCCGGGCCCGCGTCTGCCCCACCAGCGCACCCCGTGCCGTGTCGACCGCCAGCAACCGCCCGTCCGCCGCGGAGAAGTACAGCCGCCCGCCCTCCCCGAGCACCGGGGCCGACGCCCGCCCCACCCCGGTCTCCAGCCGCCACAGCTCCGCCCGCGCAGCGCCCGCCGCCGTGTCGACGGCCAGCAGCGAACCGCCCCGTCCCAGCAGGTACACCACCTCCCCAGCCATGACCGCCTGCGCCCCGTCCAGAGCGAAGGGCAGCGCGATCCGGGCGGTGGAACCGGACGCGGCCGCGTACCGGACCACCCCGACGGTGTCCGAGTTCGCGTCCATCGCCGTCAGCACCAGCTCCCCGGCCCCGGCCGCGGAGACCGGTGTCAGCACCCCGTCCAGCCGCCGCTGCCAGGACACCCGGCCGCTCTCCGCGTCCACCGCCGTGACGAGGGTCGACGCGCCCGAGGCCGCGTGCTCGACGGCGTAGGCGAGCCCGGACCCACCGTCGTACAGCGCGAAGCCCGGCCGTACGTGCCCCGCCAGCGGCTTCCTCCAGCGGGACGCCCCGCTCGCCCCGTCCAGCGCGCTCACCGTCCCGTCGTCCGCTACGGCCAGCAGGGTGCCGCCCGCCGGAAAGGCCGCACCGGGGCCCGCGGGCAGCGCGGTGTCCCGGACGGGGGTCCCCTGCACCGGGTCGAACGCCCGCAGCTTCCCGTCCGGACCGCCGGCCAGCACCACCGCGCCCGAGACGACCGGAGCGTGCGCGATCCCGTCCTCGGCGGACCGGGCCGACCAGACCACGCGCCCGTCCGCCGGGTCGATCCGGACCGTGCCGGCGCCGGCCGCCGAGCAGTACAGCGCGTCCCCGGCGCCGGCGCAGGCGGGCGTGGCGCTCCCGGTGGTCCGCAGCCCGGTACGCCAGGGAGTGACGGCACCCCGAGCCTTCGGCCCGTCCGTCTCCGCCTCGGGCCCCGGCCCCGGCGGGCCCGCCTCCGTACCGCCGCCGTCCCGCATCGCGTACGCCCCCGTCCCCGCCCCCGCCGCCAGCAGAAGCACCGCGGCGGCCACGACCAGCCGGGTCCGCGGCAGCCACGGGCGGCGGACCGGCGGCGCGGCCCGCACATGCGTGTCCTCCTCCGAACCGTCCCGCTCCCCGTCCGGCACGGCCGGCACCGCCGCCGCGACCGCCGCCCGCCGCCGCTGCGCCGGTACGAACGCCTCGGCCGCGTACGACGGCGGTCCCAGCGCGGCCATCACCTCGTCCGGCGTCGGCCGGTCCGCCGGGTCCTTCGCCAGGCACCGGGCGACCAGCGGGGCCAGCTCCCCGGGCACCCCGCCCAGATCCGGCTGATCGTGCACCACCTGGTACGCCACGATGTACGGGCTGTCCGAGTCGAACGGCCCCCGCCCCGTCGCCGCGTGGACGATCACGGCTCCCAGCGCGAAGACGTCGGCGGGCGGCCCCACCTCGCGCGGCCGCTGGAACTGCTCGGGAGCCATGTAGGGCGGCGACCCGATCAGCTTGCCGGTCTCGGTGCGCAGATCACTGTCGTACGGCCGGGAGATCCCGAAGTCGATGACCTTGGGGCCCCCGTCGGTCAGCAGGACGTTGCTCGGTTTCAGGTCGCGGTGGATGACACCGGCGCGGTGGATGTCCCGCAGCGCCTCGGCGAGTCCGGCGGTCAGCCTGCGCAGCGCGGCGGGGGCCATCGGGCCGTTCCGCTTCACCTGCTCGGCGAGCGTGGGCCCGGGAACGTACAGGGTGGCCATCCAGGGCCGGCCGGCCTCCGGATCGGCGTCGACGACGGGGGCGGTGAACGCCCCGCTCACGCGGCGCGCGGCCGCCACCTCCTGCCGGAACCGGGCCCTGAACTCGGTGTCCGCCGCGTGCGGCGCGTGCACGACCTTCACCGCGAGCTGCAGGCCCGAGGCCGAGCGGGCCAGATGCACGACCCCCATGCCGCCCGAGCCGAGGCGGGCTTCGAGCCGGTAGGCGCCGGCGTACTGCGGGAACTCCGCTTCCGGAAGCGCTCCGGGATCTCGCAGCGGCGGCATCGCCCACCCCCGTGTGTTCGTGCGCATGCGACGCACGGAGCCTAGTCGAAGGTGCGTGCGAGAAGCACGGTGCTTGCTAGCCTGCGCGTCGTACGCACAGGCGCGTACGGGACATATCAACGGGGGAGGCCCGCATGGGCGTTGAAGAGCACACGCAGGAACGGTCGGCGGCCGAGGCGGTGGCGACCGCGGAACGCGCGGCGGCGGGAGAGGCCGGGACCGCCTCGACCGGCACCCGCTACCCGATCGCCCCGGGCTACCGGGTCAACGTCCGCAGCGGACCGGGCACCGCCTACCGCATCGTCAGGACCCTGCCGTACGGGCAGAAGGTCCCGGTCTACTGCCAGAAGCCGGGGGAGTGGGTCACCGGCCCGTACGGCACGTCGAACATCTGGGACAACATCGCCAACGGCGAGTTCGTCTCGGACGCCTACGTCTACACGGGGCGTGACGGCTACATCGCACCGCGCTGCGACTGACGGCGCCGCCCGGGTACCGGGGGCGGCGGCGGGGGATAATCGACCCCGTGAGCGAGAACAGCGCAGCCCCCGGCACCCCGCCCGCCACGGCCCCGGGGCCGCGGCCCGAGCCGATCCGCTTCTTCGGCACGACCTGGGTCGACCACGACGGCGGTTACGGCCTGCGCCGCGCCGGCGTCGCCGCCGGTTCCCTGGCCGCCGCGGTGGCCGCCTGCTTCGTCCTGCGCTTCGCCTACCAGGGTCTGGAGATCGCGGAGGTCGGCGGTTTCGTCGGGGTGCTGGTCATCGCGATGTTCTCGATCTGCAGCGCCATCGCCTTCCGCAAGACCTGGGAGGGCTTCGGCGCCCGCCCCGAGGACCCGTCCCGCGAGGACGCCCTGCGCGGCCTGAAGTCCATCGGCTTCATCGGCTCGCTCCTCGCCTATTTCGTCCGCTCGCTCACCGAGGCCCCGGGCGAGAAGCTGCGCCGCGCCGAGTACGAGAGGGCCCGCGCCCAGTTCGAGAAGCGCCGCTCGGCCCGCACCGGCAACCCGGCGGCCCGCAAGGCCTCCGGCCGCAAGCGCCCGAAGCGCGGCTGAGCCCCGGGGCTCCGTCGACCGCACACACGGCTCGGCCCGCCGACATCACGTCGGCGGGCCGAGCCGTTTCGTATTCCTTCCCCCTCGTCCGTACCCGCCGAGCCCGTTGGGCAGCCCCGTCGGGCTTGACGAGCAGTCCCGTCGGGCGAATAATTCATCACATGATGAATTACGAGCACGGGGCGGCTCCGGCCACCCCCGCGACGCACCCGTCCCCGGACACACCCCCACCGCCGACCTCGGCGATCGCGGCCCGTGACCTCACCGTCGTCCGGGGCACCCGCACCGTCCTGCACGCCCTCGGCTTCACCGTCCCCTCCGGCAGCATCACCGGCCTTCTCGGCCCCTCAGGCTGCGGCAAGACCACGCTCATGCGGGCGGTGGTCGGCACCCAGGCCAAGGTCACCGGCGTCCTGGACGTCCTGGGCCACCCCGCCGGAGACCCGGCCCTGCGTCCCCGCATCGGCTACGTCACCCAGGCGCCCTCGGTCTACACCGACCTCACCGTCCGGCAGAACCTCGACTACTTCGCCGCCGTCCTGCACCCGGGCCGCGCCCACCGGGACGCCCGTCGCGAGGCCGTCACCCGCGCCATCGACGACGTCGACCTGACCACCCGCGCCGACGCCCTCGCCAGCGCCCTCTCCGGGGGGCAGCGCAGCCGCGTCTCGCTGGCCGTCGCCCTGCTCGGCACCCCGGACCTGCTGGTCCTGGACGAGCCGACCGTCGGCCTCGACCCCGTACTCCGCCGGGACCTCTGGGACCTCTTCCACCGCCTGGCCGACCGCGGGACCACGATCCTCATCTCGTCCCACGTCATGGACGAGGCCGAGCGCTGCCACCGCCTGCTCCTGATGCGCGACGGCCGGATCCTCGCCGAGGACACCCCCGACGCGCTCCGCCGCCGCACCAACTCCGCCACCGTCGAGGAGGCGTTCCTCCGCCTGGTCGACGCCGAACCGACCGACCCGGACCGGGCCGGGGGCCACGGAGCCGACGAGCGTCCCGCCGACAAGACCGCCGCACCCCTCACCGAGGAGTCCCCCCGATGAACGCCACCGCGGGCCGTGTCCTGCGCCAGCTGACCCACGACCCCCGCACGATCGCGCTCCTGGTCATCGTCCCGGTCCTGCTGATCACTCTGCTCCGCTACGTCTTCGACGGCGCGCCCGGCACCTTCGACGCGACCGGGGCCTCCCTGCTCGGCATCTTCCCGCTGATCACGATGTTCCTGGTGACCTCGATCGCCACCCTGCGCGAACGCACCACGGGCACCCTCGAACGCCTCCTCGCCCTCCCACTGGGCAAGGGCGGCCTGATCGGCGGGTACGCCCTCGCGTTCGGCGCGGTCGCGGTCGTCCAGTCGGCACTCGCGACGGCCGTCTCCGTCTGGCTGCTGGGCCTCGACGTCGTCGGCTCCCCCTGGCTGCTGCTCCTGGTCGCCCTGCTCGACGCCCTGCTCGGCACCGCGCTCGGCCTGTTCGTCTCGGCGTTCGCCGCGTCCGAGTTCCAGGCGGTCCAGTTCATGCCCGCGGTGATCTTCCCCCAGCTCCTGCTGTGCGGCCTGTTCACCCCGCGCGAGGCGATGCACCCGGTCCTGGAGGCGATCTCCAACGTCCTGCCGATGTCGTACGCCGTCGACGGTATGAACCAGGTCCTCCAGCACTCCGACATCACCGGCGACTTCGTCCGCGACGTCGTCGTGGTCGCGGGAAGCGCCCTGCTGGTCCTCTGCCTCGGCGCGATCACCCTCCGCCGCCGTACGCCGTGAGCACCCCGATGCGAGGATGTCGGGCAGCAGCACCGGACCAGCCCACAGCACCGTACGGCCCAGCACCGCCCGGAGGGTGAACACATGACCCAGACAGTCGCAGTCCTCGGCACCGGAAAGATCGGCGAGGCCCTGCTCAGCGGGATGATCCGGGCGGGCTGGCGACCGGCCGACATCCTGGTGACCACCCGCCGCGGCGACCGGGCCCGGGAACTGCACACGCGGTACGGCGTCGAGTCCGTCACCAACGCGGAGGCGGCGAAGAACGCCGACATCCTCATCCTCGCGGTCAAGCCGCAGGACATGGGCAAGCTCCTGGACGAACTCGCCCCGCACGCCACCGCCGACCGCCTGGTCATCAGCGCGGCGGCCGGCATCACCACCGTGTTCA is a genomic window of Streptomyces sp. YPW6 containing:
- the ilvD gene encoding dihydroxy-acid dehydratase — encoded protein: MPQLRSRTVTHGRNMAGARALMRASGVASADIGKPIIAVANSFTEFVPGHTHLAPVGRIVSEAIQAAGAVPREFNTIAVDDGIAMGHGGMLYSLPSRDLIADSVEYMVEAHCADALICISNCDKITPGMLNAAMRLNIPTVFVSGGPMEAGKATLVDGTVRKLDLVNAISDAVDESISDEDILRIEENACPTCGSCSGMFTANSMNCLTEALGLSLPGNGSVLATHTARKALYEEAGRTIVEITRRYYEQDDATVLPRSIGTRAAFDNAMALDIAMGGSTNTILHLLAAAQEAELAYDLADIDAVSRRVPCLSKVAPNVAPGGTYYMEDVHRAGGIPALLGELHRGGLLNEDVHSVHSDTLAEWLKDWDVRGGSPSPEAVELWHAAPGCVRSATAFSQSERWDTLDLDAAGGCIRDVGHAYSEDGGLAVLKGNLAEDGCVVKTAGVDESIWTFEGPAVVCESQDEAVDKILRKEIQPGDVVVIRYEGPRGGPGMQEMLYPTSFLKGRGLGKVCALVTDGRFSGGTSGLSIGHASPEAASGGTIALVEDGDRIRIDIPNRSIELLVDDAALAARREALNGVYAPKNRDRKVSAALRAYAAMATSADRGAVRDISKLG
- a CDS encoding PQQ-binding-like beta-propeller repeat protein translates to MPPLRDPGALPEAEFPQYAGAYRLEARLGSGGMGVVHLARSASGLQLAVKVVHAPHAADTEFRARFRQEVAAARRVSGAFTAPVVDADPEAGRPWMATLYVPGPTLAEQVKRNGPMAPAALRRLTAGLAEALRDIHRAGVIHRDLKPSNVLLTDGGPKVIDFGISRPYDSDLRTETGKLIGSPPYMAPEQFQRPREVGPPADVFALGAVIVHAATGRGPFDSDSPYIVAYQVVHDQPDLGGVPGELAPLVARCLAKDPADRPTPDEVMAALGPPSYAAEAFVPAQRRRAAVAAAVPAVPDGERDGSEEDTHVRAAPPVRRPWLPRTRLVVAAAVLLLAAGAGTGAYAMRDGGGTEAGPPGPGPEAETDGPKARGAVTPWRTGLRTTGSATPACAGAGDALYCSAAGAGTVRIDPADGRVVWSARSAEDGIAHAPVVSGAVVLAGGPDGKLRAFDPVQGTPVRDTALPAGPGAAFPAGGTLLAVADDGTVSALDGASGASRWRKPLAGHVRPGFALYDGGSGLAYAVEHAASGASTLVTAVDAESGRVSWQRRLDGVLTPVSAAGAGELVLTAMDANSDTVGVVRYAAASGSTARIALPFALDGAQAVMAGEVVYLLGRGGSLLAVDTAAGAARAELWRLETGVGRASAPVLGEGGRLYFSAADGRLLAVDTARGALVGQTRARLSDGKLTYASVLPAPVAVGRTVVGTAPDGSVFAVDGADPGDW
- a CDS encoding SH3 domain-containing protein, whose translation is MGVEEHTQERSAAEAVATAERAAAGEAGTASTGTRYPIAPGYRVNVRSGPGTAYRIVRTLPYGQKVPVYCQKPGEWVTGPYGTSNIWDNIANGEFVSDAYVYTGRDGYIAPRCD
- a CDS encoding ABC transporter ATP-binding protein: MMNYEHGAAPATPATHPSPDTPPPPTSAIAARDLTVVRGTRTVLHALGFTVPSGSITGLLGPSGCGKTTLMRAVVGTQAKVTGVLDVLGHPAGDPALRPRIGYVTQAPSVYTDLTVRQNLDYFAAVLHPGRAHRDARREAVTRAIDDVDLTTRADALASALSGGQRSRVSLAVALLGTPDLLVLDEPTVGLDPVLRRDLWDLFHRLADRGTTILISSHVMDEAERCHRLLLMRDGRILAEDTPDALRRRTNSATVEEAFLRLVDAEPTDPDRAGGHGADERPADKTAAPLTEESPR
- a CDS encoding ABC transporter permease; translation: MNATAGRVLRQLTHDPRTIALLVIVPVLLITLLRYVFDGAPGTFDATGASLLGIFPLITMFLVTSIATLRERTTGTLERLLALPLGKGGLIGGYALAFGAVAVVQSALATAVSVWLLGLDVVGSPWLLLLVALLDALLGTALGLFVSAFAASEFQAVQFMPAVIFPQLLLCGLFTPREAMHPVLEAISNVLPMSYAVDGMNQVLQHSDITGDFVRDVVVVAGSALLVLCLGAITLRRRTP